From a single Nocardioides sp. dk884 genomic region:
- a CDS encoding TylF/MycF/NovP-related O-methyltransferase, giving the protein MSEAGNEGESGATLVEGPDTVEDLQRRVRRLRRRLKTAESEVRRVRSGLSEARHDLPATVERTIEQVVAERLSFLGEHHLRNLATVVSDLELAGVPGIMIEAGTARGGSAIVIAAAKAAQRPLVVYDVFDTIPAPGEQDGEDVHDRYRTIAAGEARGLDGEVYYGYREDLHAEVRESFARLGVTVEEHAVELVKGLFEDTVHPQGPVAFAHLDGDWYDSTMVCLERIAPRLSVGGRLVIDDYYNWSGCRRAVDDYFEGRQGFELRERAKLHVVRTTP; this is encoded by the coding sequence ATGAGCGAGGCTGGCAACGAGGGGGAGAGCGGGGCGACCCTCGTCGAGGGACCCGACACCGTCGAGGACCTGCAGCGCCGGGTGCGTCGGCTCCGACGCCGGCTCAAGACGGCCGAGTCCGAGGTGCGCCGCGTGCGCAGCGGGCTGAGCGAGGCCCGCCACGACCTCCCCGCGACGGTGGAGCGGACGATCGAGCAGGTCGTCGCGGAGCGGCTCTCCTTCCTCGGCGAGCACCACCTGCGCAACCTCGCGACGGTGGTGAGCGACCTTGAGCTGGCCGGCGTGCCCGGGATCATGATCGAGGCCGGGACCGCTCGCGGTGGCTCCGCGATCGTGATCGCCGCGGCCAAGGCCGCACAGCGCCCGCTGGTCGTCTACGACGTCTTCGACACCATCCCGGCGCCGGGCGAGCAGGACGGCGAGGACGTCCACGACCGCTACCGCACGATCGCCGCCGGCGAGGCCCGCGGCCTCGACGGGGAGGTCTACTACGGCTACCGCGAGGACCTGCACGCGGAGGTCCGCGAGTCCTTCGCCCGCCTGGGTGTCACGGTGGAGGAGCACGCGGTCGAGCTGGTCAAGGGGCTGTTCGAGGACACCGTCCATCCGCAGGGCCCGGTCGCGTTCGCGCACCTCGACGGCGACTGGTACGACTCGACCATGGTCTGCCTGGAGCGGATCGCACCCCGGCTCTCGGTCGGCGGTCGGCTGGTGATCGACGACTACTACAACTGGTCGGGCTGCCGGCGCGCCGTGGACGACTACTTCGAGGGCCGTCAGGGGTTCGAGCTGCGCGAGCGCGCCAAGCTGCACGTGGTCCGCACCACGCCGTGA
- a CDS encoding sulfite exporter TauE/SafE family protein yields MSLVLAVAAGALIGLSLGALGGGGSILAVPVLVYLLDQSPAQATTGSLVVVGVTSLAGAVTAHRAGNVLLGRGVVFGLVATVGAVLGARASSLVAEDVLLAAFAALMLLVGGIMARRRLHHGRAGGTHAARPALDDPIITFHPTFACACPRALKVLLTATVVGALTGFLGVGGGFLVVPALLLALALPMRYAAGTSLVVITITSATALVVRAGSGVSPDWSLVLVLTVASALAGVVGARLAARLDTDRLQAAFTVLVLAVAVYTAARALPALL; encoded by the coding sequence ATGTCGTTGGTCCTCGCCGTCGCCGCCGGCGCGCTCATCGGCCTGTCCCTCGGGGCGCTCGGCGGCGGTGGGTCGATCCTCGCCGTACCGGTGCTGGTCTACCTGCTCGACCAGTCCCCCGCGCAGGCGACGACGGGCTCGCTGGTCGTCGTCGGCGTGACCTCGCTGGCCGGCGCCGTGACCGCCCACCGCGCCGGCAACGTCCTGCTGGGCCGCGGCGTGGTCTTCGGGCTGGTGGCCACCGTGGGCGCGGTGCTCGGCGCCCGGGCCTCGAGCCTGGTGGCGGAGGACGTGCTGCTCGCGGCCTTCGCCGCGCTGATGCTGCTCGTCGGCGGGATCATGGCCCGGCGCCGGCTGCACCACGGCCGGGCCGGCGGCACGCACGCCGCGCGCCCGGCCCTCGACGACCCGATCATCACCTTCCACCCGACCTTCGCCTGCGCCTGCCCGCGCGCGCTGAAGGTGCTCCTCACCGCCACGGTCGTCGGCGCACTCACCGGGTTCCTCGGCGTCGGCGGCGGGTTCCTCGTGGTGCCCGCGCTGCTGCTCGCCCTCGCCCTGCCGATGCGGTACGCCGCGGGCACCTCGCTGGTGGTCATCACCATCACCAGCGCCACCGCGCTCGTCGTACGCGCCGGCAGCGGCGTCAGCCCCGACTGGTCGCTGGTGCTGGTGCTCACCGTCGCCTCGGCGCTCGCCGGGGTGGTCGGCGCCCGGCTGGCCGCCCGGCTCGACACCGACCGCCTGCAGGCGGCGTTCACGGTGCTGGTGCTCGCGGTGGCGGTCTACACCGCCGCCCGGGCGCTGCCCGCGCTCCTCTGA
- a CDS encoding ArgP/LysG family DNA-binding transcriptional regulator yields the protein MRFDPAQLETLTVILEEGSFEGAARRLHLTPSAVSQRVRALERAAGQVLVRRTSPVTVVPAGEPLVRLGRQLRLLAAEAAVALGGDPGAEEVLELSVAVNADSLATWFRPVLAAGAGRAATALRLHVEDESFSHDLLRRGEVLAAVTSEPRPVQGCSVEPLGLLRYRAASAPWLLERHRRGRGVDWGGMPLVVFNERDRLQDQVLEGRGSARPAVVHRVPSTADFLEAIRCGLGWGMLPEPQLAPAVAAGELVRLPGPAPVDVGLHWQRWRLESAALDALTGDVRRAATSLRRPHGVALAPGT from the coding sequence ATGCGCTTCGACCCGGCTCAGCTCGAGACCCTGACCGTCATCCTCGAGGAGGGGTCCTTCGAGGGGGCGGCCCGCCGACTGCACCTCACGCCCAGTGCGGTCAGCCAGCGGGTGCGCGCCCTGGAGCGCGCCGCGGGACAGGTGTTGGTGCGACGCACCTCGCCGGTCACCGTGGTGCCCGCCGGCGAGCCGCTCGTGCGTCTGGGCCGCCAGCTGCGGCTGCTCGCGGCGGAGGCGGCCGTGGCGCTCGGCGGGGACCCCGGCGCCGAGGAGGTGCTTGAGCTGTCGGTGGCGGTGAACGCCGACTCCCTCGCCACCTGGTTCCGCCCGGTGCTGGCGGCGGGCGCCGGGCGCGCCGCCACCGCGCTGCGCCTGCACGTCGAGGACGAGAGCTTCTCCCACGACCTGCTGCGTCGCGGCGAGGTGCTCGCGGCGGTGACCAGTGAGCCGCGGCCGGTGCAGGGCTGCTCGGTCGAGCCGCTCGGCCTGCTGCGCTACCGGGCGGCGAGCGCGCCGTGGCTGCTGGAGCGTCATCGCCGCGGCCGCGGGGTCGACTGGGGGGGGATGCCGCTGGTGGTCTTCAACGAGCGGGACCGGCTCCAAGACCAGGTCCTCGAGGGTCGCGGGTCGGCGCGGCCGGCCGTGGTGCACCGGGTGCCGAGCACGGCGGACTTCCTCGAGGCGATCCGGTGCGGTCTCGGCTGGGGCATGCTGCCCGAGCCCCAGCTCGCGCCGGCCGTCGCCGCAGGCGAGCTGGTGCGGCTGCCCGGTCCGGCGCCGGTCGACGTGGGGCTGCACTGGCAGCGCTGGCGCCTGGAGAGCGCGGCGCTGGACGCGTTGACCGGCGACGTACGACGGGCCGCCACGTCGCTGCGTCGGCCGCACGGCGTGGCTCTCGCCCCGGGGACCTGA
- a CDS encoding LysE/ArgO family amino acid transporter, which produces MLDTALAGFLTGGSLIVAIGAQNAYVLRQGLLRHHVGAVVTVCAVSDAVLITAGVGGIGAVIDHAGWVIDVVRWLGVAFLLAYAVASLRRALRPGSLHAGGLAAARAESRRTVVARAVALTWLNPHVYLDTVLLIGSIAATHATAGGGLDGRWWFAIGAITASLAWFSGLGYGARVLAPLLSRPRAWQVLEVLIAATMILIAASLALG; this is translated from the coding sequence GTGCTCGACACCGCCCTCGCCGGGTTCCTGACCGGCGGCTCCCTCATCGTCGCCATCGGCGCCCAGAACGCCTACGTGCTCCGCCAGGGGCTGCTGCGCCACCACGTCGGCGCGGTGGTGACCGTCTGCGCGGTCTCCGACGCCGTCCTGATCACCGCAGGGGTCGGCGGCATCGGCGCCGTCATCGACCACGCCGGGTGGGTGATCGACGTCGTCCGCTGGCTCGGCGTCGCCTTCCTGCTCGCCTACGCCGTCGCCTCGCTGCGCCGAGCACTCCGCCCCGGGTCGCTGCATGCCGGCGGCCTCGCCGCGGCGCGCGCGGAGTCCCGCCGCACGGTCGTCGCCCGGGCCGTGGCGCTGACCTGGCTCAACCCGCACGTCTACCTCGACACCGTGCTGCTGATCGGCTCGATCGCGGCGACCCACGCCACGGCCGGCGGCGGGCTGGACGGGCGCTGGTGGTTCGCGATCGGGGCCATCACCGCCAGCCTGGCCTGGTTCAGCGGCCTCGGATACGGCGCGCGCGTGCTGGCGCCCCTGCTCTCCCGGCCCCGGGCCTGGCAGGTGCTGGAGGTGCTCATCGCGGCCACGATGATCCTCATCGCCGCGAGCCTGGCCCTCGGCTGA
- a CDS encoding SMP-30/gluconolactonase/LRE family protein produces the protein MSAPFDVVLSGLAFPECPRWYDGALWLTDVAAGQVQRWAPGTEGAEVVCEVEGHPAGTGFLPDGRLLVAAGDRRQVLRREHDGSLVVHADLSHLATAQLNDMHVTPDGRAYVGNYGDDSAPPAPPKPAVLALVSPEGEVRPAADGMLFANGIATTTDGGTLVVAETRATPGRLTRFRVEADGSLADRQVLAELDPGVLPDGIALDEESVWVASPFTDQVLRVDLADGRLREVLAVPTPYAVALGGADGRDLFVCTAPTWVPADALAARGGQVLRARIG, from the coding sequence GTGAGCGCACCCTTCGACGTCGTCCTGTCCGGCCTGGCCTTCCCCGAGTGCCCGCGGTGGTACGACGGGGCGCTGTGGCTCACCGACGTGGCGGCCGGCCAGGTGCAGCGCTGGGCCCCCGGCACCGAGGGCGCCGAGGTGGTCTGCGAGGTCGAGGGCCACCCGGCCGGCACCGGCTTCCTCCCCGACGGCCGGCTGCTCGTCGCGGCCGGCGATCGGCGCCAGGTGCTGCGCCGCGAGCACGACGGCAGTCTCGTCGTGCACGCCGACCTCTCCCACCTCGCGACCGCGCAGCTCAACGACATGCACGTCACCCCGGACGGGCGCGCCTATGTCGGCAACTACGGCGACGACAGCGCGCCGCCGGCGCCGCCGAAGCCGGCCGTGCTCGCGCTGGTGTCGCCCGAGGGCGAGGTGCGCCCCGCGGCCGACGGCATGCTGTTCGCCAACGGCATCGCGACCACCACCGACGGCGGCACGCTCGTGGTCGCCGAGACCCGGGCGACGCCGGGCCGGCTCACCCGGTTCCGCGTCGAGGCGGACGGCTCGCTCGCCGATCGCCAGGTGCTCGCCGAGCTGGATCCCGGTGTCCTGCCGGACGGCATCGCCCTCGACGAGGAGTCCGTGTGGGTCGCCTCGCCGTTCACCGACCAGGTGCTGCGCGTCGACCTCGCCGACGGCCGGCTGCGCGAGGTGCTCGCCGTCCCCACGCCGTACGCCGTGGCGCTGGGCGGGGCCGACGGCCGCGACCTGTTCGTCTGCACGGCCCCGACCTGGGTCCCCGCCGACGCCCTCGCCGCGCGCGGCGGGCAGGTGCTGCGGGCGCGGATCGGCTAG
- a CDS encoding MmcQ/YjbR family DNA-binding protein — translation MAARPEVPKEWVRRIDAVLSALPQCASEPAWVGVRWRVGSATVAHVFGGEDGLFRITFRAEPDEVMAFEHLGPPYFRVGYGADVVGLLLDDDTNWQELAELLTESYCLRAPAHLAAQVDRPPAQGG, via the coding sequence ATGGCTGCGCGACCCGAGGTTCCGAAGGAGTGGGTGCGGCGCATCGACGCCGTCCTGTCCGCGCTCCCCCAGTGCGCGTCCGAGCCTGCCTGGGTCGGGGTGCGCTGGCGGGTCGGCTCCGCGACCGTGGCGCACGTCTTCGGGGGCGAGGACGGGCTGTTCCGCATCACCTTCCGCGCCGAGCCCGACGAGGTGATGGCCTTCGAGCACCTGGGCCCGCCGTACTTCCGCGTGGGCTACGGCGCCGACGTCGTCGGCCTGCTGCTCGATGACGACACCAACTGGCAGGAGCTGGCCGAGCTGCTCACCGAGTCCTACTGCCTGCGCGCCCCCGCGCACCTGGCGGCCCAGGTGGACCGGCCGCCGGCTCAGGGCGGCTAG
- the adhP gene encoding alcohol dehydrogenase AdhP gives MRAAVVTSFTEPLQLQDRPVPTPGDGQVLVRLETSGLCHTDIHAAHGDWPVKPSPPFVPGHEGVGIVEATGPGVTAHAVGDRVALPWLGHACGHCDHCVSGWETLCVHQQNTGYSIDGSFAEYAVADADYAVRVPDGVDPFDAAPLTCAGVTTYKAVKVAHVRPAEKVAIFGIGGLGHLALQYARLVGGDVIAVDVSEEKLALARDLGADHTVNAATEDPVAAIEALGGADVAIVLAVIPSVFEQAFASLRRGGRLVCVGLPPEQDGPMKLPLFPTVLKGISVIGSIVGTRQDLAEVFDLHALGRTRVIAETRSLEDMNSAIEEVLEGRAPARLVFRM, from the coding sequence ATGCGCGCCGCCGTCGTCACCAGCTTCACCGAGCCGCTGCAGCTGCAGGACCGCCCGGTCCCCACGCCCGGAGACGGACAGGTCCTGGTCCGCCTCGAGACCAGCGGCCTGTGCCACACCGACATCCACGCTGCGCACGGCGACTGGCCGGTCAAGCCGAGCCCGCCGTTCGTCCCCGGTCACGAGGGCGTCGGCATCGTCGAGGCGACCGGGCCCGGGGTGACCGCCCACGCGGTCGGCGACCGGGTCGCGCTCCCCTGGCTGGGGCACGCCTGCGGGCACTGCGACCACTGCGTGAGCGGCTGGGAGACGCTCTGCGTGCACCAGCAGAACACCGGCTACTCCATCGACGGCAGCTTCGCCGAGTACGCCGTGGCCGACGCCGACTACGCCGTGCGCGTGCCCGACGGCGTCGACCCGTTCGACGCCGCCCCGCTGACGTGTGCCGGCGTGACGACGTACAAGGCGGTCAAGGTCGCCCACGTGCGGCCCGCCGAGAAGGTCGCGATCTTCGGCATCGGCGGGCTGGGCCACCTGGCGCTGCAGTACGCCCGACTGGTCGGCGGCGACGTGATCGCCGTCGACGTCTCCGAGGAGAAGCTGGCCCTGGCCCGCGACCTCGGCGCGGACCACACCGTGAACGCCGCCACCGAGGACCCGGTCGCCGCGATCGAGGCGCTGGGCGGCGCGGACGTCGCGATCGTGCTCGCGGTGATCCCGTCGGTCTTCGAGCAGGCCTTCGCCTCGCTGCGTCGCGGCGGTCGCCTGGTCTGCGTCGGGCTCCCGCCGGAGCAGGACGGCCCGATGAAGCTGCCGCTCTTCCCCACGGTGCTCAAGGGCATCAGCGTGATCGGCTCGATCGTCGGCACCCGTCAGGACCTCGCCGAGGTCTTCGACCTGCACGCCCTCGGCCGGACCCGGGTGATCGCCGAGACCCGCTCGCTGGAGGACATGAACAGCGCGATCGAGGAGGTGCTCGAGGGCCGCGCCCCCGCGCGCCTGGTCTTCCGGATGTGA
- a CDS encoding sigma-54-dependent Fis family transcriptional regulator gives MIPVRPSIRISWQRSRASHVDADRPQPAYVDQGDPESVLLRAARPVLATLSSELADEPACLILTDPHGVVLDRSGGAPALLSALDSVLLAPGFRYAEAEVGTNGIGTALETGGAILVDGDEHYTGLLRPFSCAGVPITHPVTGRTLGVIDITTKAENSNSLLLSFAKLTARRIQERILEEANALDGALLNRYYAACRHSGGPVVAVGEKIFMMNALAQQNFDAGDQAALLAQTRETIGRADPCTILADLPSGITARLAYQPAYVGDALAGGIVQIREQRTPRTIGARTPGLPGVAGTGLAWRHVCREVLDAVTRSEWVVLEGESGVGKLALLTATHDYAARQRHLSVIDADHDDADPVERAAAALEGGDDVVLHHAHRLSPEQLDALTEVLQRIQDSSVARDPWVALTTSEEHTEGEVRLHLLHFFPRTVAVPPLRHHLEDVPALVRLLLDRAGATDLRVAKPAMNQLMRHPWPGNIAQLRHTLLTLARTRRSGVVELEDLPAECRATTRRSLSRMETLERDAIIEALDLHGGDKAAASESLGMSRATIYRKIRDYGILT, from the coding sequence GTGATTCCCGTCCGCCCGTCGATCCGCATCTCGTGGCAGCGCTCGCGCGCCTCCCACGTCGACGCCGACCGCCCACAACCGGCGTACGTCGACCAAGGCGACCCCGAGTCGGTGCTCCTGCGCGCGGCCCGCCCGGTTCTGGCGACGCTGTCCAGCGAGCTCGCCGACGAGCCGGCCTGCCTGATCCTCACCGACCCCCACGGCGTGGTCCTGGACCGCAGCGGGGGCGCCCCGGCCCTGCTCAGCGCGCTGGACTCGGTGCTGCTCGCCCCCGGGTTCCGCTACGCCGAGGCCGAGGTCGGCACCAACGGCATCGGCACCGCGCTGGAGACCGGCGGCGCGATCCTCGTCGACGGCGACGAGCACTACACCGGCCTGCTGCGGCCGTTCTCGTGCGCGGGCGTGCCGATCACCCACCCGGTGACCGGGCGGACCCTGGGCGTCATCGACATCACCACCAAGGCGGAGAACTCCAACTCGCTGCTGCTGTCGTTCGCCAAGCTGACCGCACGACGCATCCAGGAGCGGATCCTGGAGGAGGCCAACGCGCTCGACGGTGCGCTGCTCAACCGCTACTACGCGGCGTGCCGGCACTCCGGCGGACCCGTGGTCGCGGTGGGCGAGAAGATCTTCATGATGAACGCCCTGGCGCAGCAGAACTTCGACGCGGGCGACCAGGCCGCCCTGCTCGCCCAGACCCGGGAGACCATCGGGCGCGCGGACCCGTGCACGATCCTCGCCGACCTGCCCAGCGGGATCACCGCGCGCCTGGCCTACCAGCCGGCGTACGTCGGGGACGCGCTCGCCGGCGGCATCGTGCAGATCCGCGAGCAGCGCACACCGCGGACGATCGGGGCACGCACCCCCGGCCTGCCCGGGGTGGCCGGCACCGGCCTGGCCTGGCGCCACGTCTGCCGCGAGGTCCTGGACGCCGTGACCCGCTCCGAATGGGTGGTGCTCGAGGGCGAGAGCGGCGTCGGCAAGCTGGCCCTGCTCACCGCCACCCACGACTACGCGGCCCGCCAGCGACACCTGAGCGTGATCGACGCCGACCACGACGACGCCGACCCCGTCGAGCGGGCGGCCGCCGCGCTCGAGGGCGGCGACGACGTGGTCCTCCACCATGCCCACCGACTGTCCCCCGAGCAGCTCGACGCGCTCACCGAGGTGCTCCAGCGCATCCAGGACAGCTCGGTGGCCCGGGACCCGTGGGTCGCCCTGACCACGTCCGAGGAGCACACGGAGGGCGAGGTGCGCCTGCACCTGCTGCACTTCTTCCCCCGCACCGTCGCGGTGCCGCCGCTGCGCCACCACCTCGAGGACGTGCCGGCGCTGGTGCGCCTGCTGCTCGACCGGGCCGGGGCCACCGACCTGCGGGTCGCCAAACCGGCGATGAACCAGCTGATGCGCCACCCGTGGCCGGGCAACATCGCCCAGCTGCGCCACACGCTCCTGACTCTCGCGCGCACCCGTCGCTCCGGGGTCGTCGAGCTCGAGGACCTGCCGGCGGAGTGCCGGGCCACCACGCGGCGCAGCCTGTCGCGGATGGAGACCCTGGAGCGCGACGCGATCATCGAGGCCCTCGACCTCCACGGCGGCGACAAGGCGGCCGCCTCGGAGTCGCTGGGCATGTCCCGCGCGACGATCTATCGCAAGATCCGCGACTACGGCATCCTCACCTGA
- a CDS encoding rhodanese-like domain-containing protein, which yields MREITIEQLATALEEGAALVDVREVAEYREGHVPGAVNIPMGRLTGLLDELDRSRPVYVVCASGNRSSAMTDALTSAGFDAVNVAGGTSAWARSGRMLEK from the coding sequence ATGCGTGAGATCACCATCGAGCAGCTCGCCACGGCCCTCGAGGAGGGCGCAGCCCTCGTCGACGTGCGCGAGGTCGCGGAGTACCGCGAGGGCCACGTCCCCGGCGCGGTGAACATCCCGATGGGCCGACTGACCGGGCTCCTGGACGAGCTCGACCGCAGCCGGCCGGTGTACGTCGTGTGCGCCTCGGGCAACCGCAGCAGCGCGATGACCGACGCCCTCACCAGCGCCGGCTTCGACGCCGTGAACGTCGCCGGCGGCACCAGCGCGTGGGCCCGGTCCGGGCGCATGCTGGAGAAGTGA
- a CDS encoding metal-sensitive transcriptional regulator encodes MDLDPTDTKAIITRMKRANGHLASVIRMMEEGSDCESVLTQLAAVNKALSRAGYAIVATGLQQCLADSDEGLDGVDVKKMEKLFLALA; translated from the coding sequence ATGGACCTCGACCCCACCGACACCAAGGCGATCATCACGCGCATGAAGCGCGCGAACGGTCACCTCGCGAGCGTCATCCGGATGATGGAGGAGGGCTCGGACTGCGAGTCGGTGCTCACCCAGCTCGCCGCGGTCAACAAGGCCCTCTCCCGCGCCGGCTACGCCATCGTGGCGACCGGTCTCCAGCAGTGCCTCGCCGACAGCGACGAGGGCCTCGACGGGGTGGACGTCAAGAAGATGGAGAAGCTCTTCCTGGCGCTGGCCTGA
- a CDS encoding MBL fold metallo-hydrolase codes for MNQRDTIPGLTVRTLETASLGDRSYVVHDGEVAFVIDPQRDIDRVLEILAADGVRLTHVFETHLHNDYVTGGLALARATGAAYLVNAADEVAFERTPISDGEVVEVGPRMRVRALATPGHTFTHLSYALSAVDPDGADAPDGREQAYAVFTGGSLLYGATGRPDLLGAEHTDTLVRHQHASARRLAEQLPDEAEVFPTHGFGSFCSATQSDATSSTIGAEKRTNPVLTEDEETYVRELLAGLGPWPAYYAHMGPANAAGPGAPDLSPVQQADAEELRRRLEAGEWVVDLRHRTAFAAGHVPGTLNFGLDGPFTTYLGWLIEWGAPITLLGETPADVAAAQRELVRIGIERPAAQATGGPRDWTDRELGAFATGTFADLAQVRHHRAVVVLDVRRADEHRKAAIDGAINIAIHELPRRVAEVPAGEVWVHCAGGYRAAVAASLLAAAGRTPVAVDDMFDNAGAAGLPLVGATAGPGVSG; via the coding sequence ATGAACCAGCGCGACACGATCCCCGGCCTGACCGTCCGCACCCTCGAGACCGCCTCGCTCGGCGACCGCAGCTATGTGGTCCACGACGGCGAGGTCGCCTTCGTGATCGACCCCCAGCGCGACATCGACAGGGTGCTGGAGATCCTCGCCGCCGACGGCGTGCGCCTGACCCACGTCTTCGAGACCCACCTCCACAACGACTACGTCACCGGTGGCCTCGCGCTGGCCCGCGCGACCGGCGCTGCCTACCTGGTCAACGCCGCCGACGAGGTGGCCTTCGAGCGCACCCCGATCAGCGACGGCGAGGTCGTCGAGGTGGGCCCGCGCATGCGGGTCCGTGCACTGGCCACCCCCGGGCACACCTTCACCCACCTCTCCTACGCCCTCTCCGCCGTGGACCCCGACGGGGCCGACGCCCCCGACGGCCGGGAGCAGGCCTACGCCGTGTTCACCGGGGGCTCGCTGCTCTACGGCGCGACCGGACGCCCGGACCTGCTGGGCGCCGAGCACACCGACACCCTGGTGCGCCACCAGCACGCCTCGGCGCGCCGGCTCGCCGAGCAGCTGCCCGACGAGGCCGAGGTCTTCCCCACCCACGGGTTCGGCTCGTTCTGCTCCGCCACCCAGTCCGACGCCACCTCCTCGACGATCGGTGCGGAGAAGCGCACCAACCCGGTGCTCACCGAGGACGAGGAGACCTACGTCCGCGAGCTCCTCGCCGGCCTCGGCCCCTGGCCGGCGTACTACGCCCACATGGGCCCGGCCAACGCCGCCGGACCCGGCGCTCCCGATCTCTCGCCGGTGCAGCAGGCCGACGCCGAGGAGCTGCGCCGCCGCCTCGAGGCCGGGGAGTGGGTCGTCGACCTGCGCCACCGCACGGCGTTCGCGGCCGGGCACGTGCCGGGCACCCTCAACTTCGGCCTCGACGGGCCGTTCACGACCTACCTGGGCTGGCTCATCGAGTGGGGTGCCCCGATCACCCTGCTCGGCGAGACCCCCGCGGACGTCGCCGCCGCCCAGCGCGAGCTGGTCCGCATCGGCATCGAGCGTCCCGCGGCGCAGGCGACCGGCGGCCCCCGGGACTGGACCGACCGCGAGCTCGGCGCCTTCGCGACCGGCACTTTCGCCGACCTCGCCCAGGTCCGCCACCACCGGGCGGTGGTCGTGCTCGACGTGCGTCGTGCCGACGAGCACCGCAAGGCCGCCATCGACGGTGCGATCAACATCGCGATCCACGAGCTGCCCCGGCGCGTCGCCGAGGTGCCGGCCGGCGAGGTCTGGGTGCACTGCGCCGGCGGCTACCGCGCCGCCGTCGCCGCGTCCCTGCTCGCCGCCGCCGGGCGCACCCCGGTCGCGGTGGACGACATGTTCGACAACGCCGGCGCGGCCGGCCTCCCGCTCGTCGGTGCCACGGCCGGCCCCGGGGTGAGCGGCTGA
- a CDS encoding aldo/keto reductase, with translation MSVEVPQATLNTGTQMPVLGFGVFQIPPQETEQAVTAALAAGYRSIDTAAAYDNEEAVGRALASSGIAREELFVTTKLWIQDAGEESAVRAFDASLQRLGLDYLDLYLIHQPFGDYYGAWRAMRRLVEDGVLKAAGVSNFHADRLVDLAERSGFVPAVNQIETHPYYQRQGAHDVMVERGIQHEAWGGFAEGRNGLFTDPALTAIGAAHEKSVAQVVLRWLFQRDIVSIPKSTKPERMAENIDIFDFALTDAEMDRITGLDTGSSLFFDHRDPAMASRLGGVRIHD, from the coding sequence ATGTCCGTCGAGGTTCCCCAGGCCACCTTGAACACCGGCACCCAGATGCCGGTCCTCGGCTTCGGCGTCTTCCAGATCCCACCGCAGGAGACCGAGCAGGCGGTCACCGCGGCCCTGGCCGCCGGCTACCGCAGCATCGACACCGCCGCGGCGTACGACAACGAGGAGGCCGTCGGGCGTGCCCTCGCCTCCTCCGGGATCGCGCGCGAGGAGCTGTTCGTCACCACCAAGCTGTGGATCCAGGACGCCGGGGAGGAGTCGGCGGTCCGGGCCTTCGACGCCTCGTTGCAGCGCCTCGGTCTCGACTACCTCGACCTCTACCTGATCCACCAGCCCTTCGGCGACTACTACGGCGCCTGGCGCGCCATGCGCCGCCTCGTCGAGGACGGTGTGCTGAAGGCCGCGGGGGTCTCGAACTTCCACGCCGACCGGCTCGTGGACCTCGCCGAGCGCAGCGGCTTCGTGCCGGCGGTCAACCAGATCGAGACCCACCCGTACTACCAGCGTCAGGGCGCCCACGACGTCATGGTCGAGCGCGGCATCCAGCACGAGGCGTGGGGCGGGTTCGCCGAGGGGCGCAACGGCCTCTTCACCGACCCCGCGCTCACCGCGATCGGCGCCGCGCACGAGAAGTCCGTCGCCCAGGTCGTGCTGCGCTGGCTCTTCCAGCGCGACATCGTCTCGATCCCCAAGTCGACCAAGCCGGAGCGGATGGCCGAGAACATCGACATCTTCGACTTCGCGCTCACCGACGCGGAGATGGACCGCATCACCGGCCTGGACACCGGGAGCTCGCTGTTCTTCGACCACCGCGACCCCGCGATGGCCAGCAGGCTGGGCGGCGTCCGGATCCACGACTGA